The following is a genomic window from Bacteroidales bacterium.
TTTTCTTTCATTGCGAGACATACATCCCATGCTTCTTTGCCGTTCTTTGGTCTGATAACAACAGCATTAAGAAGCCCTTTACCGCGAACAAGTTCAATCATATCAGATTTAATACTTTTAAATTCATCGCGGAATATTTTGCCCAGACGTTCAGCATTCTCGGCAAGCTTCTCATTTTTAACCACTTCAAGGGCTGCAATTGCAACTTTAGCTGCTACAGGATTGCCTCCGAATGTTGATCCGTGTTCACCTGGTTTGATTGTCAGCATTATCTCATTATCAGCCAGCACTGCTGAAACAGGCATTACGCCGCCGGATAAGGCTTTTCCAAGTATAAGTATATCGGGACGTACTCCTTCATGATCACAGCAAAGCAGTTTTCCTGTACGTGCAATTCCTGTTTGTACCTCATCGGCAATAAACAGTACGTTTTTCGATTTGCACATATCATAAGCTTTCTTCAGATATCCGTCATCAGGGACGTAGACACCTGCTTCACCCTGGATAGGTTCAACAAGAAAACCTGCCACATCAGGATCTTTGAGTGCATTTTCAAGAGCTTTTAAATCGTTGTAAGGTATTATCACAAAGCCCGGAGTAAAAGGACCATAATCTTTTTAGCATCCGGATCAGTTGACATTGATACAATACTTATAGTCCTTCCGTGGAAGTTTCCTTCGCAGCAAATGATCTTAGCCTGGTTTTCCTTTACTCCCTTTTTCAGATAAGCCCATTTACGGCAGAGTTTCAGGGCAGTTTCATCTGCCTCGGCGCCAGAGTTCATAGGAAGAACTTTGTCGTACTTGAAATATTTTGTGATATACTCCTCATATTCACCAAGAACAGAATTATAGAATGCCCTTGAAGTAAGTGTAAGTTTTGAAGCCTGATCAGTCAGGGCTTTAATTATCTTTGGGTGGCAATGTCCCTGATTGACAGCTGAATAGGCTGACAGGAAATCAAAATATCTCTTTCCTTCCACATCCCATACAAACGGACCTTCACCTCTCTCCAGCACAACAGGCAGCGGATGGTAGTTATGTGCACCATACTTGTCTTCTCTGTTGATATAATCCTGTGTATTCATGTTATTGATTATTAAATAGATAATAAATTAAATAATGCGCATACAATCTTACGAAAGTTTTTTAATATTTAAAAATGGTCTTCTGGTCTCCTGGTCTCCTGGTCTCTCCCTTTCTCCCTTTCTCCCCTTCACCCTTTCTCCCCTTCATTCCCTGACAGGTCCGGTCTGAGCCTTTGAGTTCGTTCTTCCGACTGCTCATGCCTCCATCTATCAATATTGGCTGCATGTCCCGAAAGAAGAACAGAAGGCACCTTCCATCCGTTGAAATCAGCAGGTCTTGTGTAAACCGGAGGTGCAAGAAGATCATCCTGAAAAGAGTCGGAGAGGGCTGACTGTTCGTCGGAGATAGCACCGGGAATAAGTCTGACAATAGCGTCAGTAATTGCGGCTGCAGGTAGTTCTCCTCCTGAAAGAACATAATCACCGATTGATATTTCTTTTGTTACCAGGTATTCACGGATCCGCTGATCAACACCTTTATAATGACCTGCAAGGATTATTATGTTGTTAAGTAACGAAAGCTGGTTTGCCATTTTCTGGCTGAACTTTTCCCCATCAGGCGATGTGTAGATTATCTCATCATAGACTCTTTCACTTTTCAGCTTTTCTATTGCCTTGTAAACCGGCTCAATCATCATCACCATTCCGGCTCCTCCGCCAAAAGCATAATCGTCCACGGTTTTATACTTATCAGTTGTAAAATCGCGAAGATTGATAATATTGATTTCTACAAGCCCTTTCTCCCTTGCCCTTTTGACAATTGAATGATTGAACGGACTCTCGAGCAATTCCGGAAGGACTGTAATGATGTCAATTCTCATAAAAAGTGTTTTTGTAAAAATACGAAGAAAACAAATAGGCGCAAAGGCACAACGGCGTAAAGGCGTAATGGCGTTAAGGCATTAAGGCATCACGGCTCTTCGACAAGATGTCTCGTCCTGAAATAGGTTTACAGGAAAAGTAAACTAAATTTAGGATTATGAGAAGGAAAGTAAATCAATTCACGGATGAATTCAAGTTTATGGTTATTCAGGAGTATTTGAATACAGACATAAGCCGAAAGGAGTTACAGGAAAAGCATGGTTTTCGAGGAAATAGCGCTGTTTCCGATTGGATGCGTAAATTTGGTGGCAATAAAGTCACTGATGAACAGATAAGCATTCAAAAGACTATGTCAAAAGAAGTAGATAAAACGCCACAAGAGCGTAAGTTAGAGGCAAAGATCAAAGAATTGGAGAAAGCCCTAGAGCAAGAACGACTGCGGACTCTGGCTCTAAATACTATGATTAATATTGCAGAGAGGGATTTAAAAATTTCAATAAGAAAAAAGTCTGGAACCAAACAGTAACAGAGCTACGCACTATGGATCAAGGTTATAAAGTAGAGCCATTGTGCGGACTGTTTGGTTATAGTAGGCAAGCTTACTATCAGCAGATGAATTATAATTACAAGGAAGTGGTAAAATCAGAGATCCTATTACAGTTAGTTGCCAGGGAACGCCAGTTAATGCCTCGCCTTGGTGGTCGAAAGCTGCTTTACAAGCTGCAAGATCGTTTGCCACAAGAACTTCAATTGGGAAGAGACTCGTTCTTTAATTTTCTCCGAGAGAAAGGATTATTAGTCCGCAGAAAGAGATATAGGGCAAAAACCACCTTCTCAAATCACTGGCTTCGTAAATATCCTAACCTGATAAAAGACTTTACCCCAAATGGGCCTCATCAGCTATGGGTTAGCGATATAACTTATATTGAAACGGATGAGGGATTTACTTATCTTTTTCTTATTACTGATGCTTATTCAAGAAAAATAATAGGCTGGAGCATTGCAGATACATTAGAAGCCAAACATGCTATTATTGCATTGTATATGGCTTTATGCCAGCTACCAGCCGGAATTAAAAATGTGTTTCATCACTCAGACAGAGGCGGTCAGTATTGCTGTGAGCAGTATGTAAATTTATTACAGAAAAATGACTTTCAGATTAGCATGACTGAAAGTGGCGATCCACTTGAAAACGCCATTGCAGAGCGGATTAACGGCATTTTAAAAACAGAATGGATATATGATCTTAAGATTAAAACCAAAGCAAAAGCAAAAGAAGAAGTTAATAAGATTATAAGCATTTATAATAATGATCGGCCACATGATAGTCTGGATAAATTTACCCCAAATCAAGCACACAAACACTCAGGGGTACTTAAGAGACAATGGAAAAACTACTGGAAACAGAGAGAAGCATATCAAAAAGATGAAAAAAGTTTAGTTTTGTAGATATCTACAAAACTAAACTTTACCAACAATCAGAAAGATGAATGTAAAGTTATCTTAGTATTAACAACAAACTCTGTAAACAAAAATCAGGACGAGTCAAGAAATTGCTTGATAATTATTACCTTTGAGCCTTTGTGCCATTGTGCCATTCAGCCTATTAATACAATAATATGAATTGTCGTGAAAACTGCGGTGCCTGCTGTATCGCCTTATCAATTTCTTCTCCGATCCCCGGAATGCCTGATGGCAAACCGGCAGGAGTGAGGTGCATTCACCTTACGGATGATTACAGATGTGCTATTTACAATAATGGTAAACCCCAGGTATGCGAAGGATTTACAGCTGAAGAGGAGTTTTGCGGCAATAATCAGGAGGAAGCTATGAGGATTCTGGGATCGCTTTCAATGTAGCGCCCCCCAACCACCCTAAAGGGGGGCTAAATCTTATATGTATTTAAAAATTAATCAATTACACGAAATTAGTCCCCCTTTAGGGGGATGTCCCGCTTCGGCGGGACAGGGGGCTTTATCTTCCTGATGAATACACCACCTTCCCCCCGGTAATTGTATAATCGATCCTGGTCTTCATTATCTCATTCTCGGGGATAGTCAGTAAATCCTTATCTGTTATTACAATATCAGCAAGGTATCCTGTTTTGATCATTCCCTTTCTGTTTTCCATGAACTGGGCATATGCGCCGCCGAGGGTATAATACTCAATTGCTTTTTCCATAGTCACTTTCTCTTTCGGGAACCATCCTTCGCCTTCTTCTCCCAGTCTTTCTTTTCTTGTTACAGCTGCGTACAGACCCTCCATGGGATTAAGTGGTTCTACGGGGTAATCAGTCCCGAAGGCCAGCATTGCACCGGCATCAGCAAGGCTTTTCCATGCATATGCACCTTTGGCTCTTTCGGAACCTATTCGTTTTTCACAGAATTTTTTATCGGAAATACAATGTGTCGGCTGCATTGAAGCGATAACTCCTAGCTGAGCAAATCTTGGAATGTCAGTCAGAAGGAGTGTCTGGGCATGTTCATCGCGGTGACGGCTGTCGCGTTTACCATTTACCTCCTGAGCTTTCTGGTAAGCGTTGAGAGTCCAGTTATTTCCTTTATCTCCAATTGCGTGCACACCAATCTGAAAACCGAATTTATCAGCTGTAACTACCATATTTTCAAATTCTTCATATTGCATCATTGATAGTCCGGATGTACCCGGATTGTCGCTGAAAGGCTCAAACATTAAAGCTGTACCTGAACCAATTGTTCCGTCAATAAATGCCTTGAGGTAACCAAATCTCAACCAGTTTCCTTCTCCCGGATACTGTTTCTGAAGCTCAGTATATTTCCTGAGCAAAACTGTATCAGCGGTGAGTGACATTCCAATATCGATTCTGCTGGTCAGGACCCCTTTTTCCTGCAGTTTTTTATAGGCTTCAAAATCAGCACTTCCTGGTATCTGTACACTTGTTACTCCAAGCTCTCGTGCTTCTTTCAAAGCCATAAGATAGCCCTGCCATATCCTCTCATTCTCCTGCTCAGCGGTCCTTTCAGCTTTTGCAGCACCTGTCTTAACAAGATTTTCTGCTTTCTCTTTAAGTATTCCTGTTGGCTCTCCGGTAACAGGATCTTTCTGGATCTCCCCTCCGAAAGGATTAACAGAATTTTTGGTTATTCCTGAAGCCTTCAGTACATATGAATTAACAAGAACAGAGTGTCCGTCGGCCCTGCTGAGTACAACCGGATTATTTGGAGCAACTTTATCGAGTAGCTCTTTTGACGGCCATTTTTTATCAGTGAACATCTCATGTTCCCAGTGCCCGCCACTTATAAGTTCTCCCGGTTTTGATCTGGCAACCTGCGC
Proteins encoded in this region:
- the trmD gene encoding tRNA (guanosine(37)-N1)-methyltransferase TrmD: MRIDIITVLPELLESPFNHSIVKRAREKGLVEINIINLRDFTTDKYKTVDDYAFGGGAGMVMMIEPVYKAIEKLKSERVYDEIIYTSPDGEKFSQKMANQLSLLNNIIILAGHYKGVDQRIREYLVTKEISIGDYVLSGGELPAAAITDAIVRLIPGAISDEQSALSDSFQDDLLAPPVYTRPADFNGWKVPSVLLSGHAANIDRWRHEQSEERTQRLRPDLSGNEGEKG
- a CDS encoding IS3 family transposase; this encodes MDQGYKVEPLCGLFGYSRQAYYQQMNYNYKEVVKSEILLQLVARERQLMPRLGGRKLLYKLQDRLPQELQLGRDSFFNFLREKGLLVRRKRYRAKTTFSNHWLRKYPNLIKDFTPNGPHQLWVSDITYIETDEGFTYLFLITDAYSRKIIGWSIADTLEAKHAIIALYMALCQLPAGIKNVFHHSDRGGQYCCEQYVNLLQKNDFQISMTESGDPLENAIAERINGILKTEWIYDLKIKTKAKAKEEVNKIISIYNNDRPHDSLDKFTPNQAHKHSGVLKRQWKNYWKQREAYQKDEKSLVL
- a CDS encoding amidohydrolase, with translation MNNIIVTLSAITMISISACSQPEKADLVIINGKVLTIDKENPSSEAIAIKGETIIAVGTTAQISKHILDGTTKVIDAQGKLVLPGFNDAHVHFGPLDPDYVELRYTTDPNVITEKVKAQVARSKPGELISGGHWEHEMFTDKKWPSKELLDKVAPNNPVVLSRADGHSVLVNSYVLKASGITKNSVNPFGGEIQKDPVTGEPTGILKEKAENLVKTGAAKAERTAEQENERIWQGYLMALKEARELGVTSVQIPGSADFEAYKKLQEKGVLTSRIDIGMSLTADTVLLRKYTELQKQYPGEGNWLRFGYLKAFIDGTIGSGTALMFEPFSDNPGTSGLSMMQYEEFENMVVTADKFGFQIGVHAIGDKGNNWTLNAYQKAQEVNGKRDSRHRDEHAQTLLLTDIPRFAQLGVIASMQPTHCISDKKFCEKRIGSERAKGAYAWKSLADAGAMLAFGTDYPVEPLNPMEGLYAAVTRKERLGEEGEGWFPKEKVTMEKAIEYYTLGGAYAQFMENRKGMIKTGYLADIVITDKDLLTIPENEIMKTRIDYTITGGKVVYSSGR
- a CDS encoding YkgJ family cysteine cluster protein produces the protein MNCRENCGACCIALSISSPIPGMPDGKPAGVRCIHLTDDYRCAIYNNGKPQVCEGFTAEEEFCGNNQEEAMRILGSLSM
- a CDS encoding transposase, with the protein product MRRKVNQFTDEFKFMVIQEYLNTDISRKELQEKHGFRGNSAVSDWMRKFGGNKVTDEQISIQKTMSKEVDKTPQERKLEAKIKELEKALEQERLRTLALNTMINIAERDLKISIRKKSGTKQ